One stretch of Halichoerus grypus chromosome 8, mHalGry1.hap1.1, whole genome shotgun sequence DNA includes these proteins:
- the LOC118529631 gene encoding olfactory receptor 4F6-like, which yields MNKSNYSSVSEFVLLGLSTSRPVQHFLLAFSTVFYVTIVLGNFLVVFVVTFDPYLRSPMYFLLANLSFIDLCFSTLTVPKMIHDLYSGHKTISFQGCVIQIFVLHVLGGSEMVLLVAMALDRYVAICKPLHYLTIMSPQMCILLLSGAWAIGFIHSVAQLAFVGHLPFCGPNEIDSFYCDLPWFIRLACTDTYRMEFMVIAISGFISMGTVFSLLISYIFILVTVWKRSIRGGLSKAFSTLSAHVTVVILFFGPCIFVYVWPFPTVSVDKFLAILDFMITPILNPIIYTLRNKDMKMAMKRLHSQLLSLRMIS from the coding sequence atgaataaatcaaattaCTCTTCAGTGTCTGAATTTGTGTTGCTGGGACTTTCTACCTCTAGACCAGTGCAGCATTTTCTCCTTgccttctctacagtgttttatGTAACAATTGTGCTGGGAAACTTCCTTGTCGTGTTTGTAGTGACCTTTGACCCTTACTTACGGTCCCCCATGTACTTCCTTTTAGCTAATCtctcatttattgatttgtgtttttctaCCTTAACTGTTCCTAAGATGATTCATGACCTGTACTCTGGGCACAAAACCATATCCTTTCAGGGATGTGTCATCCAGATATTTGTCCTTCATGTCCTGGGTGGATCTGAGATGGTGCTGCTCGTCGCCATGGCCTTAGACAGATATGTGGCCATATGTAAGCCCCTCCACTATCTGACTATCATGAGCCCGCAGATGTGCATTTTGCTTCTCTCTGGTGCTTGGGCTATtggcttcattcattcagtggCCCAGTTAGCTTTTGTTGGCCACTTGCCTTTTTGTGGTCCTAATGAAATAGATAGCTTTTACTGTGACCTTCCTTGGTTTATCAGACTTGCCTGCACAGACACCTACAGAATGGAATTCATGGTTATTGCCATCAGTGGGTTCATTTCCATGGGCACCGTCTTCTCATTGCTTATCTCCTATATCTTCATCCTGGTCACTGTATGGAAACGTTCCATACGTGGTGGTTTGTCTAAGGCCTTTTCTACTCTGTCAGCTCACGTCACTGTGGTGATTTTGTTCTTTGGACCATGCATTTTTGTTTATGTGTGGCCATTTCCCACCGTGTCAGTGGATAAATTTCTTGCCATTTTGGACTTTATGATTACACCCATTCTGAATCCTATTATCTACACATTGAGGAACAAGGACATGAAGATGGCAATGAAGAGACTGCATAGTCAGCTCCTGAGTTTGAGAATGATCTCCTGA
- the LOC118529634 gene encoding olfactory receptor 4K3-like → MEEVNQSVVSEFIILGLCSSWELQVVLLAIFSSLYLITILGNIFIVLLIIADLHLHSPMYFLLANLSFIDFCLSSVTTPKMITDFLKENKTISFEGCMCQIFFGHFFGGGEMVLLVSMAYDRYVAICKPLHYSSIMNRQMCIGLVMTSWIIGLVHSVSQLAMIIKLPFCGPKELDSFFCDIPLVIKLACIDTSILEMWINADSGVLATTCFILLLVSYSYILFTICLHSKDGASKALSTCTAHITVVMLFFGPCIFIYLWPLSITWVDKFLAVFYAVITPLLNPAIYTLRNKEIQNAIKRL, encoded by the coding sequence ATGGAAGAAGTAAACCAGTCTGTGGTgtctgaatttattattttggggCTTTGTAGTTCATGGGAGCTCCAGGTCGTCCTACTAGCGatattttcttcactttatttGATCACCATTTTAGGCAACATCTTCATTGTGCTCCTAATTATTGCTGACCTTCATCTCCACTCCCCCATGTACTTCCTGTTAGCCAATCTTTCATTCATTGACTTCTGCCTTTCCTCAGTCACTACCCCTAAAATGATCACAGACTTTCTCAAGGAAAACAAGACTATCTCCTTTGAAGGCTGCATGTGTCAGATTTTCTTTGGACATTTCTTTGGAGGTGGTGAGATGGTGCTGCTTGTTTCAATGGCCTATGACCGTTATGTGGCTATCTGCAAGCCACTTCATTACTCCAGCATCATGAACAGGCAAATGTGCATTGGGTTAGTGATGACATCATGGATCATTGGGCTTGTGCATTCAGTAAGCCAACTAGCTATGATTATAAAGCTGCCCTTCTGTGGACCAAAGGAATTGGATAGCTTTTTCTGTGATATTCCGTTGGTGATCAAGCTAGCCTGCATAGACACCTCTATTCTAGAAATGTGGATAAATGCTGACAGTGGGGTACTGGCAACCACCTGCTTCATTCTGTTGCTAGTGTCTTACTCTTATATTCTGTTTACCATCTGCCTTCACTCTAAGGATGGGGCATCCAAGGCTCTCTCCACCTGCACTGCCCACATCACAGTGGTAATGTTATTCTTTGGGCCTTGCATCTTTATCTACCTGTGGCCACTCAGCATCACCTGGGTGGACAAGTTTCTTGCTGTATTTTATGCAGTCATCACACCTCTCCTAAATCCAGCCATTTATACTCTAAGGaacaaagaaattcaaaatgcCATTAAGAGATTATGA